From Hymenobacter sediminicola:
GCTGCAGAATACCACCGAACACTTTTGGGTGCAGGGTTTTTACGCGGCCGCCAAATACCTCTGGAAAGCCCGTCAGACTCTCTACAGCCGTTACCTCGGCTCCTTGCTGCTCAATGAACTGCTGCGTGCCGCCAGTGGAATAGATGGTTACGCCGTGGGCTTTCAGCAACGCGACCAAAGGCTCCAGACGGTCTTTGTAATAGACGGAAACGAGGGCGGAACGAATAGGCTGCGACATGGCGACAGGGGTTGGTGAGGGTGTGAAATGCGCCACGAAGGTAGGACGACCAGCGCACCTGCCTATGTTACCGAATTGTTACGTTGCAGAAAAACGGCTGGCAATAACTAGTCCGCCGCAAATGCAGTACTAGTAGTATCCAATCTGCCTGACTATGTCTACTGCCTTCTCCTCCACTTCTGCCATCGAGCCGGAGTCGGATATACTTGCTTATGTCCCCCCTGTTATACTTCCCCCCGAGCAAGCGGCGGCAGCGCTAGCGCCGAAGCTACTAGCCCATGCCCCGCATTCCGACCATGATGGCGGCTTTCCAGTACAAGAATTTAGCTGGCTGCGCGAAACCGGCCTGCTCCGAGCCCCATTGGAAACTCGCAGCGCCAGCCTGACAGCATCTGCCCAGACGTTGAAACTGCTACAGACCCTCAAACACATCGGGCGCGGCAATTTGGCGGTGGGGCGTGTGTACGAAGGCCATGTAAACGCGCTGCAGTTATTGCAGCGTATCGGGCAGCCGGAACAGATTAGCGGCTGGGTGGCTGATGTCCGCGCTGGTCATTTGTTTGGCGTCTGGAACACGGAAGCGCAGGATGGCGTGAAGCTGGAGCCGCTACCCAACGGGCGCTACCGGCTGCAGGGCAGCAAAACGTTTGCGTCGGGTGCCGGCCATGTCACGCGCCCGTTGCTGACGGCTGCTTTGCCGGATGGCGGCTGGCAAATGCTCATTCTACCAGCCGATACTCAACAGCCGGCGTTGGATTCCAGCTTCTGGCGGCCACTGGGTATGCGGGCTTCGGCCAGCTTCCGCGTTGATTTTTCAGGGTTGGAAATCAGTGAAGCAGATTTGCTGGGCCAGCCCGGCGACTATTACCGCCAACCGTGGTTCAGTGGCGGCGCCATTCGGTTTGCGGCCGTGCAGCTGGGTGGAGCAGAAGCAGTTTTTGACGAAACCCGCCGCTTTCTGCAGGCGCTTGGCCGCACCGATGACCCGTATCAGCGCCAGCGCCTCGGCGAAATGACCCTGCTTATTGAAAGTGGTGCTCTTTGGCTGCGCGGCGCGGCCGACCATGCTTCCCGCCCCAGCGCTGAGTCGGCGGCCGAAGCCACGGTAGCCTATGCTAATATGGTGCGAACTGCCATTGAGGACATATGCCTACGGGTATTGCAACTGGCCGAGCGAAGCGTAGGAGCCCGTGGCCTGTTGCAGCCGGAACCATTCGAGCGGCTACACCGCGACCTGACGCACTACCTGCGCCAGCCGGCCCCCGATGCCGCGCAAGCCGATGCCGGCCGCTTCGCACTGACCCATACTGCGCCTGCTTATCAGCTTTGGAATGCATAAGTCAGAGCCGCTCGATTTCAATGCGCTGCCGGTACGCTCCCCTGAGTTTGCCGCGACGCTGGGTCCTACTGTAGTTATTGTGCCGCATCCGGACGATGAAAGCTTAGGGTGCGGCGGTTTGCTGGCATTGCTGGCTCAGGCGGCACAGCCGGTATGGTGTGTGCTGGTAAGCGACGGGACTATGTCGCACCCTAACTCTGTAAAGTTTCCGCCAGCCGCCCGGCAGGCGTTGCGCGAAACTGAGTTGCAGGATGCTTTGCAGGAGCTAGGTGTAGGCTCGCACTTGCTGCAAACGCTTAACCTACCTGATGGGGCCGTGCCGACTTCCGATACGCCGGCTGGCAGTGCGGCAGCAAAGCAACTGCACAACTTTTTGCGCCAAATAGGTGCTACTACCATTTTGTGCCCCTGGCGCCGCGACCCACACCCTGACCATCGGGCTACCAGCGAGTTGGTACGCGCAGCTTTAGCTCAACTACCGCAGCCGCCTCGCCTGCTTGAATATGTGGTATGGGCCTGGGAACGCGCCAGCCCGACTGACCTGCCGCATACTGATGAAGCAGTGGGTTGGCGGCTCGATGTGACACCCGTACTGGCCCGAAAGCAACGTGCCATTGCCGCGCACCGCTCCCAGCTGGCTCCGAGTATTATTGATGATGACCCGGCGGGATTTGTGCTTTCAGCTGGCATGTTGGCCCACTTCGCCCAGCCCTATGAGGTGTATCTGGAAGCCAAAATGTAGCCTGCTTTGCCGCAATTTGAACTCTGCCCTTTTCCACGCTCCATGAATCCGAACCAGCCAAGCACCCTGCCGCCCACCTATTTTGATGACGTATACCGGGCCAACTCTGACCCGTGGAATTTTGAAACCAGTCCCTATGAGCGGGCCAAATATGCTGATACCATTGCGGCGCTACCCAGTGAGCCATACGACAGCGGCTTCGAGGTAGGATGTTCCTTGGGTGTGCTGACGGAACAGCTGGCGCCGAAGTGCCGGCATCTGCTGGCCATAGATGTGGCGGAAGCACCTCTCGAACGGGCCCGCCAACGCTGTGCCCAGTTGCTACAGGTAGAGTTTGAGCGCATGATGCTACCCGCGGAGTTTCCAGTCGGCCGGAGCTTTGACCTGATTGTGCTGTCGGAGGTGGGCTACTATTGGGCACTGCCCGACCTGCAATTGGCTTCTGAGAAACTGCTGAACGCCCTGCGGCCGGGCGGCCATCTGCTGCTGGTGCACTGGACACCGCCCGTACATGACTACCCCCTGACCGGTGACGAAGTACACGAGTTTTTTCTGGCACAGGCGGTTGCTTCGGACAGTCCTCTAAAGCACCTGCACGGCCACCGGGCCGAACAATACCGGCTCGATTTGTTGGCCCGACGCTAAGCTAGGCTGCCGGGTAGTCAGGCCTATTTCATGGCGCGAAACTAATTGGCGCAACTCAGCTATGGCTTTTGGCAAAGGCACGAGGCGCTTCCGTCGCCACCGGGCCCGATGCTGCTGCACCCATTCCCAAAGCGCCCCAAATGAAGCCGCAGCAGCCAACTGCCGCGACAGCGCAGGCGCAGGCACACTCAATGCGGCCGCCAGCTGTAGGCACAGCGGCAGGCGCTGTTGGCGGCCGCTATCCTGCAGTTGGCTCCACAAGTGGCGCAGCTGCTGCCGGGTTTTCCATTCTGCTACGAGGCCAGCCCCGCTTTCCACCAGTGGTTCGCGCTGCTGCTGCGCTAGGCTAGCCCACTCACGCAACTGCCAGGACAGCCCAACTGCCACTCGCCCCTCGTAGCGCGCCGATGTACTGACTCGAACCTGTGGGCTATGGCGCAACTGAAGGTCGTGGCGGCGCAACGCTTGGTAGAGGGCTTCATCTTCCAGAAAAGGCACTACAGGTAGCCCTCCTACTTGTCGATAAGCAGCAACTGTGAGGGCCAAGCTGGCACCAAAGTGCTGATGATGGCGCGGCCATGGGTCGGCGGGCTCGGGGTCGAGAAGGGCTTCTAGGCGGGTACGCAACAAGCGGTACAGCGTATCGTGCAGGTGCGTGCGGCGGACAGTGCATCCCTGAGAAAAAGCCGCATCCGGCAGTATGCGCCCCCCTACCGCGTCGGCTCCTGCTTCAAACTCGGCCAGCATAGCTGCCAGCCAGGTTGCGGCAACACGAGTATCCGCATCTGTGCTGGCGATAATGCCTGCTGGCCCGGCTGTGAGTTCTAGGCGGCGGCAGGCCTCATCCATCAGCAACCGGCGCGCTTTGCCAACGTGTGCTTCTGCGGAGGGCAGCGTGGTTTCGGCTATATACAATGCCATGCCAGGGTGACGAGACGCAAAGGAGCGCACAGTTGCGGCCGTCTGGTCGTGGCAGTTGTTGGCGAGTACTAGCACCTCATACTGGCCGTAACTCAACGGCTGGCCTTGCAAATCCAGCTGTACAGCCAAAGCCGCCAGGGTAGCGGGTAGCTGCTCCGCTTCATCTTTAGCCGGAATGATGACACTTATTTTCAGGGCGGGTGCAGGCGGCGGCAGATGCTGCCAGAGGCCAGCGGCCACACTAGGGGCAGCCGGGTCGCTGTTGGTATAAAAGCGCACAGGAGTAGCGTGGTTCATTTGGCCATCTTCTACGCGAAAGCCAGCAGGAAGATGAGTTGGAAATGCCTTTTGCAGCCTACAGACGAGCTTTGCCAGCGCTGCTGGGAGCCGCTGAGTATACAAAAGCACCACCCAGGGTGGGTGGTGCTTCCGAGTTGCGGGCATTTCTGCCAGCACATGTTAACTGGAAAAAGCGGGCTAGAATGCTTCGCCCACAGCGAAGATGATACCGGAGTTGCCACCCGAGCCTACGCCATAGTCGAGGCGGATATTGAGCCGGTCGCGGCGGTTGAACCGGAAACGAGCACCCAGGCCACCGGCGAATTTGGTACCATCGAAGGAGTAGTCAGAAAGGTTGTAGCCCACCTGACCAACACCCATGAAAGCGGCAATATCGAAGCGCCAGATCAGCTTCTGGCGGATTTCGGCCTGAAACGTGCTAAACTGCCGGTCGCGGTAGCGGGCTTCATAGATGCCGCGCATCAGGTAGGCACCATTGTAGAGCGAACCGCCCAGCGTAGCACCCATACCGCCTAGCTCCCGGAAAGGCACGTTGCCAGAGTGATACTGCCCCAAAAACTGCAGCGCCAGAATGGTATTGTTGGTCCCGAACAGCGGATTGAAGTGGCGGGCGTCTATCTGGTAGCGGTTAAACTTGTAGTCGCTGCCGAGGCCGGAACCGTTGAACAGCATGTGGGCATCCACGAAGTTGCCGCGGTAGGTGGCCAACACATTGTCGCGGCCGTCATAAAGCAGCGCCGGGCCTACACCCGAGCTGATACCGCCGCCCCGCTGGTTTTCCGGGATGGAATAGTAAGGAGCCGTATTACCATCATTGTCCTTCAATTCCACGTCGCCGAGGTTGGTGAAGCGGTAGCGCAGACCCACAAACAAGTTAGGCACTACCCGGGCCAACGCTTTCTCGTCGAATACCCACAGCGGGTACTGAATATGCGACTCAATATCTTTGCTGGTGTTGTTGCCGACGCCGTAGTAGTTGAACGCCAGATCATAATAGCTCAGCTCGCCGGAGAAATACAGCTTTTCGCCCGGCGTGAAGATGTTGTGGGTAAGCTGAATGGTGGTTTGCTTCTCCTGAGAGAACCAGGCAATCAGGCGGGCATTCGACTTGCGCACCGTGGTATCCTGCCCGAAACGCCACACCGGCAAAATAGCCGCGCCGGCGGCGAAGCCCGTTTCCTGCTGGTAGAACACGATAGGAACCGGAATAAAACTGGGCTTGTCGCTGGGCGCAAACCGAGACTTTTTGGGCTGTCCATCGGTGGTGGTGGCGCTTAGGCCGGGGGCGGGTGCCGTGACTACGGCAGTGGTAGTATCAGGCGTAGGGACTACTTGAGCAGACCCAAGCCGGGCCAGTAAACACAGGGCCAGCGGCGTGTAGAGAAAGCGCATAAAAGGCTTTATAAGAAAGAGGAAGACGAGAGCTGCCCTACTGAAAACAGTCGAGCTGCAGCCCTAATATCCTCCCTAACGAAGCGGAGCCTGCTACGGTTTTACCCTATTCCTGCTACCAGCAGCATCGAGAGCACACCGGCCAGCATGATGCCTTTGCACCAGCGGCTCAACTCGGCAAAATGGCGCCGCCGGTCGGCGCGCAGCAGCAGCTGTGTCAGCCACAACAGCGGCCCTAGCACCAGCACTAGCAGCCAAGCGCCAAGTACCCATTTGCTATGCACAAACGAGTGCCAAACCCCTCCTATAACCAAAGACAGCAGGCACGCCAGAAAAAACCCGGCTACCCACTTGCTGCGGGCCACGCCCCACACAATAGGCAATGTACGGCAGTCGTGCTGAGCATCGCCGCGCATGTCTTCCACATCTTTTACTATCTCCCGCACCACGGTCAGCAGAAACGCGGCCAGCGCATACACCCATACGCTACTAGTGCCAGTGCGCAGTTGCAGTTCGGGCAGCAGTACCAGCGCCGCTGTGAGGGTTGCAATACTGACGTTGCCGACCAGCGCTACCCGCTTAAACCGCACCGAATAACCCCACAGCAGCAGCGCAGAACCCAAATTCACGAGGCCCAGCAAGGGCGAAAGCAGCCCGCTAATTCCAACTCCGACCCCCGACAACAGCACGTGCGCCAGCATGGCCCGGCGCCGGTTCACGACCCGTCCGACAACCAACTGCTTCGGCCGGTTGATGGCATCAATCTTTACGTCGTAGTAGTCGTTGATGATGTAGCCGGCGGCGGCCACGCACAGCGCCGCTAAGGCCAGGATACCGAACCGGGCGCTCCAGAGTGCAGCCACCGGATTGCCGGGCAACAGTAGGCCCGCGCGCACCAGCACCAAGCACAGCAGCATGATCAGCAGGTTGGGCAGCCGCACCAGTCGCGCAATAGGCATTAGCCCTACTTCGTGCTGCGGGCCGGCTGGCTCCGGCGGGGTAGCACCCGAAAAAGAAGTGGCTGATGAGGACATAAGGCGGGCACTACAGGCAAAATGGAAACAAAAGCATAACACCACCGCCTCACTTGATGGGCCCTGGGTGGCGGTACCACCTGCAAAGGTGCCAAAAAGAAAGCCCCTCCGACGGGGGAGAGGCTTTCTTCGTTCTAAAAAACCGGTAAGTCGAAACTTACACTTTCTTCACGTTTACCGCATTTACGCCCTTTCGGCCTTCCTGCGTCTCAAATTCCACACGGTCATTCTGCTGGACCTGTCCTCCGTTAAGACCGGTAATGTGAACAAAGAAGTCTTCTTTGGTCACATCATCTGTAATGAAGCCGTAGCCCTTCGCCTCATTAAAGAATTTTACGGTTCCTGTTTTCATGAAAAAAAGAAAATGATGAATGGATGAGTGGGTAAATATAGAGGATATTCAGAAAAGTGCAACCTCGCCTAAACCAAGCAGTAACAGCGAAATAAGGCCTCCTAACGGGCACGCTGGCCGGAGTTTACCACGTCTTCTGAACCTTCATCACAGCTTCAATCAACTCGCGTACGGCACCGTGCCCACCGGGCAGCGACGATACGTAGGTGCTGATGGCGCGTACATCGTCGGCGGCATCAGCGGGGCAGGCAGCCACGGCGCAGCGGCGCATTACTTCCAAGTCGGGCATGTCGTCGCCCATGTAGGCAATATGCACAGGGTCGAGGCGGTAGGTGTTGACGTAATTATTGAAGATTTTCATCTTGTCGTCAACTCCCAGGTACACGTCGCGGACGTCCAGCGACTCTAGGCGTTTGCGTACCCCCTCTTCCTCACGGCCCGATATAACGGCAATGCGGTAGCCGTGCCGCAGGGCATGCCGGATAGCGTACCCGTCGCGGATATGAAAAGCGCGGGCTTGCTCACCGGAATTGAGGGCTAGCAGCGTGCCATCGGTCAGCACACCGTCCACGTCGAATATAAAAGCCTTAATACCCGATAAGTCGGGTGCAGCAGCAGGAGAAGTCATAGCAATGGGAGAATGGTAGAAGCAGAGTACCAATGCAGCAAAGGACCTGTCCCGGTGCCTGCCCGATGCACATACGAGTCGGGGCAGCGGGCAGATCCTTCGGTAAGGCTACATACGCAACGTATGTGCGGCTATTTCTGGTTGTCGCGCCACTCGTAGACCCATTTGGCCTGAATCTGCTCCAGATGGCCTTCGTTGGCCTGGTCGCGGGTGCCGGAGAAGTTAGGCAGGGTCAGTACCCACTCCAGCAGCTCGGTGAAACGGATACGGTAGATTTTGGCTTCCGTGAAGTCGTCGCCGAACTTCTCGTACAGGGCCATAGCTACATCCTCATAGTCGTTCCAGTGAATGGGGGGCTCGAAGTGGTTCATAAGGTACTTACTGCTTGTTTTGATATACGTATGTGCCAAGCGGCTAGCTACTGCAGGGGCCTGGCGCTGGCTGATGTATGGCATCAAACAGAGCAAAGCCTACAGTACGCTCACACATTATTAGTGGCCCAGGAAATCCTGCGGCGGAACCAGAATAGCCAGATTTTCGCTGGCACCCTGCACTACGCACTGGCAAGCCAGCCGTGAGTTGATACGCGGATTTACGGCCCGATCTATGAAATCTTCTTCTTTGTCGCTGATTTCAGGTAGTCCATCTTCGCCCCGCACCACATAAACGTGGCAGGTGCTGCAGCCGCAGACGCCGCCACAGTTGTGCTGAAGCTGGATACCGTTGTTGAGGGCCACGTCCAGCACCGATTCCCCTTCGGCGGCTACGTGCGTCTGGTCGGGCTGGCCGTCCTGGAACTGAAAGGTAATATTGACAGCTTTCACGCAAAAAATCCTCAGCAGAGGTAAAAATGAAGCCACGAAGGTACGCACCCCCGCTGCCGATTCAAAGCTTCACAGGGCCTTGGTTGTTTGCAGGCAACCCTGTGCCCTGCCGCTGAATACTGTCAGTCAGAAGATTATATATTTCCAACCACTGTGTATGCCCAGCCAACGCGGCCCGGTGCCGGTCGAGAGTAGGCGTGTCGTGGCGGGCGGCCGGGCCGGTCTGCACTGTGAAAGGCGGATAGGCCAGGGCTTTTTCTACGGTTTCCTGAAGCAGTGGCCCCAGCAGCGCCAGTGGCAACGCTTGCTGCTGCAGCAGCGCGTGGCTGATACCGAGCAGATGATTGGTGAAGTTGCAGGCAAATACAGCTGCTATATGAATAGACTGGCGCTGAGGCGTGCCGACTCGCTGCACGCTGCGGCTCAGGGTAGCGCCTAGTGCCAGCAGAAGCTCCTCTGCAGCTGGTCCGGTGGCTTCTATACATAATGGCACCGTCTGCCAGTCTACGTCCCGCCCCTGGCTGAATGTCTGCAACGGGTAGAATACGCCCCCACGCACTTCCGGACAACCCGAAAACACACTCAAAGGAACCGTACCAGAAGTATGTGCGACCAAGGCATTGGCCGGAAAGTGAGCCTGCGCAAGCAGGACCGGAATGGCAGCGTCGGGCACGGCCAGCAGATAAACATCAGCCACGGGCAGGCTGGCCATATCGAGGGAAGGCAGCACCTGCGCTCCGGGCAGCAGGGCAGCCAGCGCTTCAGCTGATGCCGTAGTACGGCTCCAGATATGCACCACCTGATGCCCAGCCTGAACCAGAGCTGGCCCAAGCTGGCTGGCAACCCGACCGGCTCCTAGCAGAACCACGCGCAACGAAGAGGTATGGAACGGTGTCATTGGCAGAACTCAGAAATCAGAAGCAACAAAGTAACCGGCCATAACTAGTTTTGACGCCATGTTGCGGGCAGTTCTCAGAGAAATTGAACAACTTGTGTCCGGTAAAACCCCTTCAAAACATTGCAGGGGCCGAATATTTGCCGTTTTCCACCCATAAACTCCATTCATTTTCAACAACTTTACCCTTTCCAATGAAAAATTCTTACACTGCCCCCTGGCGTAAGCTGGCGCTTACAGCACTGCTAGGCCTTGGTTCTACAGGTGCCTTCGCTCAGGCCCTGAACTACACGGCGGCCAACGCCCGAAACCTGGCCGGCACGTACACCGACCTCGGTACCAGTGGCTCGGTTATCACCACGGCTAACACGGATGCAGCCAACTCGGCGGCTACTCCAATCGGCTTCAGCTTTACCTTCAACGGTACGGCCTTCACGGAATTCACGCTGAATACCAACGGCCTCATCAAGCTGGGTAACACGCCTGTTTCTGACCCGACTATTACGAACTACGTAGCAGCCACCGACCTGAACATTGTGGCCCCAGCCGGCGGCATTGACCTGGTTGGAGCAGCAAACCAAACTACTTCGCCTACGGAATACCGTGTGTTTACAAGCGGCACCGCTGGTAGCCGGGTTTGCACCATCCAGTTTGAGAACGTAGCTGATAAGCCGGTAGCGGGTGCTTCGCAGTTCGCCACCATGCAGTTCCAGATCAAGCTCTACGAAACTAGCAACACCATTGAGTTTGTATATGGTGCCTGGACGGCCGGCACGGCCACGCCAATCGGCCTAGGCTTCCTGGTAGGTCTGAAAGGTTCCAGCTCGGCTTTCGCCGACCGTCTGTTTGCCCAGAAGGCATCGAGCGCCACGGCCTGGACGACAACTGTATTCGCGCAAGAGTCGGGCGGACTTATTCCTTCTCACTTCGTGCGGAACACGTTCCTGCCTGATGCTGGCCGCACGTACCGCTTCACGTCGCCTACTTGCGTGGCGCCTACCGCAATAACCTTCACTAACACGACTACGACCGGTACGACTGTAAACTTTACGGCTCCTGCCAACGGTACTGGTTACACGATTATTTACGGCGCTCCTGGCTTTAACCCTGCTTCGGCCGGCACGACCGTTACTACCCCATCTTCGCCCTACACATTCACTGGTCTGGCGGCTTCGACCTCCTACCAGCTTTACATCCGTGCTAACTGCGGCGCTACTGACCAAAGCTCACTGGCTGGTCCGTTCACTTTCTCGACTACCTGCACGGCTCCTATCATCAATACGTTCCCGTACACCGAGAACTTTGATGGTGTACCTACCGGCACGCTGCCTTGCGGCTTCACGGTTGCTAATACCAACGGTGACTCTGTTACGTGGCGCAACCGCGCTACCGTTCCGGGTGCTACCGGCCCGATTGTAATTTCCGCGTCATCGCCTAACGCCATGACCTATTATTACAACGAGGATGGTACCACTGCTGCAAACGACTGGTTCTTCACGCCAGCGCTGTTCCTGCGTCAGGGCGGCACCTACAAGCTTTCCTTCCAGTACCGCAACTCGGGCGCCAACTATCCTGAGAGAATGGAAGTGAAGTACGGCAACGCGGCTACGGCGGCTGGTCAGACTACTACCCTATGGTCAAACCAAGCCATTGCTACTACTGCCTTTACCACGGCCAACGAAACCAGCACTCCGGCTGTAGCTAATATTACTCCTGCTACAACTGGCAACTACTACATTGGCTTCCATGTCACCAGCGCTGCTGACCAGTTCTTCCTGGCAGTCGACAATCTGAGCATTGCCGGTATCCTGGGTACTTCTTCGGCCCTGAACAAAGCCGTTTCGATGTTCCCGAACCCTTCTACGGGTATGGTAACGCTGGACGTGCGCGGCGCCAACGCCAAGAACAACCTGCAGGTAAGCGTGATGAACATGCTGGGCCAGACCGTACACACGGCCTCGCTGAAGGATAACTTCGAGAACCAGCTCAACCTCTCGAGCCTGGCCAACGGTGTGTACTTGCTGAAGGTGCAGACTGGCTCGGACTTCACGACCCGTCAGCTCACCATCGCCAAGTAAGTTTTCTTACTTCGCAACAAAGAAAGGGCAGCCAGTGTGGCTGCCCTTTTTTCGTATTACAGTCTGTTGGGTGGGCTTCTACTTTGCTATCAGCACATGTTAGCCGGCTTACGTTGATAGCCCCTCACCATTCCAAACCACTCATAAAACCATCTGGATAGTCAGCAGGTCAGCATACTATGCGTCGGCAGGGCGCAATAATCCAACCTGGTGCTCTAGTGCTGATAGGCTTGCTCCAAAGGGAAGACCTGTGCTTCTGCTGTGTAGAGCCTAAAGACAGCGCAATTATCGGGAAAGCAAGTCCACAGAGAAGCCTCTTCCTGCTAGCAGAAAGAGGCTTCTTTGTACTATCACTCGTGCGGGAGGAAGCGGTAGCTATGCTACTGGCTCGGGGTGTGCTTTGGCAACGGTGCGGCTAATCTTCGGCGCAGTAGCTGGCACAGACGCTTCTTTGCGGCTGCCTTTGCGCAGTGCCAGTCCGAAGCCAACTGCCATCAGCAGCGTGCCACTCCAGAGCAAATTGATAAAAGGCTTCTCCACGGCTTTCAGGATGATATAATCCTTCTGTGTGGTGCTGATGCCGAACGTAAATTTGCCGGCCGTTGGATCTACGGAATTGAGCGAGATGCGCAGGCCAAGGTCTTCGATTTCGTCGGGGACGCGGCCTATCATCTTGTTGCGCACCACAAACAGGGGGTGCACATGGTACTGCTTTTTCTCGCCGAATACCAGCATGTCGGCCTGAATAGCCAAGTCACCTTTGGCAAGACCGAGGCCTGCGGTTTCCTTGGCAGGCTCTACGCCCCGGAATACAGCGAAGTAATCGTTAAGGAAAATGGTATCCCCAACCGACAGTTGGCTTTCCTTCACCTCACTCCAGTCTTTCTCCTTAGTCGGATCGGGCACGGAGCTGATGTGGGAATAGATGTCGTGGTCGAGGAATTTCTTGATATCGGGTGAAGCCAGCAGGCCGCCCATTTCCTCGTTTACCTGCGCCCGTGGGTAAAGGGTGAAGGCATTGCCGGTTTCACGGTCTTTGTACTCGACGCGGTAATAGGTGTTTTCGGGCAGAATTTCGACGGTGTCGCCGGCTTTGTAATACACCTTGTCGTCGCGCTTGATTTCGCCACGGGCCAGCGCCTTATACTCATCGGCTGTGCGGAAGAGCAGGTCCTTGTTGACGTAGCCAGGCACGCCGGGCACATCAAAATACTGGCCGGTATAGCTCACATCGTACTGGCCCATGGGCGTCGCGTCGTTGCGCCACAGCAGCACGTTGTCGCGGTTCAGGTCTTCCGGAAACTCCTTCGAGTACACCAAGCCCGATACGTTCTTAGAAATGATGTTGGAGTAGCCAGCCGAGCCCAGAATACCAAGCAGCATCAGCGCAATACCCAAGTGCGCCACCGCGCCACCCGACAGCTTCACGCGGCGCAGAATCAGTTGCGAGATAGTGCTGATGTTCGCCAGTACGCCAAACAGCGCCGCTGTCAGTAGCACGATGTAAGTAGGCTGGATTTCGAGGTCGTTGTAGCGGAGGAGCAGAATAACCAGCGCCGCGCCCAGCAGCGTCAGCACGGTAGGCGTGC
This genomic window contains:
- a CDS encoding Rossmann-like and DUF2520 domain-containing protein: MTPFHTSSLRVVLLGAGRVASQLGPALVQAGHQVVHIWSRTTASAEALAALLPGAQVLPSLDMASLPVADVYLLAVPDAAIPVLLAQAHFPANALVAHTSGTVPLSVFSGCPEVRGGVFYPLQTFSQGRDVDWQTVPLCIEATGPAAEELLLALGATLSRSVQRVGTPQRQSIHIAAVFACNFTNHLLGISHALLQQQALPLALLGPLLQETVEKALAYPPFTVQTGPAARHDTPTLDRHRAALAGHTQWLEIYNLLTDSIQRQGTGLPANNQGPVKL
- a CDS encoding T9SS type A sorting domain-containing protein translates to MKNSYTAPWRKLALTALLGLGSTGAFAQALNYTAANARNLAGTYTDLGTSGSVITTANTDAANSAATPIGFSFTFNGTAFTEFTLNTNGLIKLGNTPVSDPTITNYVAATDLNIVAPAGGIDLVGAANQTTSPTEYRVFTSGTAGSRVCTIQFENVADKPVAGASQFATMQFQIKLYETSNTIEFVYGAWTAGTATPIGLGFLVGLKGSSSAFADRLFAQKASSATAWTTTVFAQESGGLIPSHFVRNTFLPDAGRTYRFTSPTCVAPTAITFTNTTTTGTTVNFTAPANGTGYTIIYGAPGFNPASAGTTVTTPSSPYTFTGLAASTSYQLYIRANCGATDQSSLAGPFTFSTTCTAPIINTFPYTENFDGVPTGTLPCGFTVANTNGDSVTWRNRATVPGATGPIVISASSPNAMTYYYNEDGTTAANDWFFTPALFLRQGGTYKLSFQYRNSGANYPERMEVKYGNAATAAGQTTTLWSNQAIATTAFTTANETSTPAVANITPATTGNYYIGFHVTSAADQFFLAVDNLSIAGILGTSSALNKAVSMFPNPSTGMVTLDVRGANAKNNLQVSVMNMLGQTVHTASLKDNFENQLNLSSLANGVYLLKVQTGSDFTTRQLTIAK